cattttctcaaaaaaaaaaaagtgatccaATTCAGAAATCTAACCTGGTAAACCAAAGCATGCTTGAAATCATGAAGTCTGAGATAAACATCTCCAATAGATTGACAAGTAGGCAACAACTGCTTCTCAGGCAAGTACTTGTTCGAAATCTCATAATCTATACGTAACCATTTCAATGCCTTCACATACTCCCCTCTGTTCTTATACATATCTCCTATCAAATTTGCCCATCTTGCTTCCTCTTGGTGATTCCCTACTTCACGCGCATTAACAAATGCGCGTTTCGCTGTCTGCATTTCTTGCTCTTCTTTGCTTATCGGCATGATGGTATTTGTCGATGTTGAGCAGAGAGAAATGGAGGATTTGGGATTTTAGGGTTTGGTGTTTTAGATAGgggattttgggttttttgaaagtttttattttggtgCGCAAAAATGAATTTTCCCGCCAGAAGTAAAACTGAGTTACGAATTTAACAGCTTGAGGCCCGGACCATGCTAAGGCATCTGGCCCCATAACCTTTACAAATTGGTCTCAATGAATTTGGGTTTTAAAAACCATACAcggaaaattaaattttacagtgtttatcaaagatattttattagttattttttatatttattagaaaaaaacatacaaaaagtaaagaaaaaataaaactcataatacataaagagataaaaatatctccactttaatgttttttctacttatatttgttaaaaagatAAGCCtagaaaataactaataaaatatcattagttaTTCcctaaatatcataaaaacattttgaatagTAGATTAAGACTTACATATCATATTATTATGAAATTGCTGCCTTCAATAACCATACATCTCAAGCTGTATGAGTAGTTGTATAGGCTATGATTTGGTGGGttgacataaaaatattggAATTAATTGCTTGAATTGGATTGAGTTTCTATTTGAATTAGTAAGATATTAActaatgttaatatatattatgtccTCCCATTTTCCAATAATTAACTAATGTTAACTTAGTTAACGTCTTGTTCAGACTTCCACGAAGCAGAGCATGACTGGAGTAAAGAGGGTATGATCCAGTGGTTAAACGAATGTGCTCAAGTTATTGAACTAGAACCTTGATAAAATGCAACTTAATTTCGTGGCAGCCACACTACATTTGATCCAATAAGTTACATAATCTGCAATTCAATTATTAGCAGAAGAAtttggtggaggaggaggaggtggtgtaACTATAGTCCCATCCATCATCAAAATCACTTGCTTCATTGTTGGCCTTAAATCTGTCTCTGTTTGCACACACCAGAATCCGATCTTAACCATTTTCTCCAGTTCTTCCAAGTTCACCTCTGCTTCACCGACCACTTTCTTTAGCTCGCCAGCTTCATAGCACCTCTGAACCCAGTCCATTAGTATAATTTCATCATCCGGAGCTGACAAGTCCAAGTTCTTCCTACAAGACACAATCTCAAGCAATAAGATACCAAAGCTATAGACATCAGCTTTGGTTGTGACAGGTGTGTTGTTTCTGTGCCACTCAGGAGCTTCATAGCCTCTTGTGCCTCTTGGAATCGTGTATGTTCTTGTTTGGTCAGGTTTTAAGAGCTTGGACAGTccaaaatctgatatttttgCAGACATAGATTCATCCATGAGTACATTATGGGGCTTAATGTCACAATGGATGATCTTGGTCTCGCATTCCTCGTGTAGATAATGAAGCCCTTTTGCTACCTCTAGAGTAATCTTGGTTCTTTCTTTCCAACTTGGTTGTTTCTTGTCCTTGAAGATTAGGTTCCCTAATGAACCATTTTTCATGAGCTCATACACAAGTATCCTATGTGATCCTTCGCAGCAAAAGCCAATCAAACGCACCAAGTTCTTGTGATGAGTTCGCCCAATTATCTTCATTTCATTTTGGAACTCCCGTTCTCCGTCGTCCACCAACTTCTCTAGCCTCTTCACTGCTATTTCTTTCCCACCATTCTCCGGCAGCGAGCCTTTATAGACCCTCCCTGACGCCCCTTTACCAATCTCTTCCATGAAGTCATCGGTAGCTACCGCAAGTTGATGATAGCTAAATGACGTCAAATTGATATCTCCAAGGACATCCGGTGGACGATCTTGGCTTGTCATCACCTTCAAGCTCCAAATCTGATGCGTGTATATAAGATAACCAGATGATGCAAATATCACTAAAGAAAAGGCAATCAAAACCACTCCAGTAATTAGAAGTTCCTTGCCAATCTTCTTTGTGATGACGTTTTTTGTACTGGTTAACCTAACCTTAACAAATGACTTGGTAGGAATACTGCTATTTTTCAATCCATACCTCAACGGAAGCTTTGGCTTAAAGCAGGTTTGGTCCCTAAACATGGCCACCACACAATAGCAATCCTCCAGGCAA
This Populus alba chromosome 7, ASM523922v2, whole genome shotgun sequence DNA region includes the following protein-coding sequences:
- the LOC118040345 gene encoding G-type lectin S-receptor-like serine/threonine-protein kinase LECRK4, with product MATVFFVIFIYLFPAAKSQSNITKGSTLFTNSSPNFWPSPSGHFAFGFYPSGNGFKVGTWLTGRPRNTVVWTAQRNEPAVLPGASLVFTSDGRLVVQNFTGVQLIAGTYQRAQVAAMHDSGNFLLYGSDMEVVWATFQFPTNTLLVTQELGPDKILYSSKSDDDDSAGNFKLWMQGDGNLVAYPSKSLQMAKYFYWASHSTNRAPDVSLTFAADSRLYLANSTGFTVRNLTEGRLPVNKTTLYRATFDVDGVLRLYQHQMGTNGSLNSNVLWSAINGEDRCSVKGACGLNSYCANKDADNIACLCPPGFDFVDPNQPDKGCKLNFSNSDCFLKGANDNYMISTLENTVWERDEYEVLTPVSEEACSKACLEDCYCVVAMFRDQTCFKPKLPLRYGLKNSSIPTKSFVKVRLTSTKNVITKKIGKELLITGVVLIAFSLVIFASSGYLIYTHQIWSLKVMTSQDRPPDVLGDINLTSFSYHQLAVATDDFMEEIGKGASGRVYKGSLPENGGKEIAVKRLEKLVDDGEREFQNEMKIIGRTHHKNLVRLIGFCCEGSHRILVYELMKNGSLGNLIFKDKKQPSWKERTKITLEVAKGLHYLHEECETKIIHCDIKPHNVLMDESMSAKISDFGLSKLLKPDQTRTYTIPRGTRGYEAPEWHRNNTPVTTKADVYSFGILLLEIVSCRKNLDLSAPDDEIILMDWVQRCYEAGELKKVVGEAEVNLEELEKMVKIGFWCVQTETDLRPTMKQVILMMDGTIVTPPPPPPPNSSANN